GACCAAACCTGCATTGAAAATGAACACTCGAAGAACAAATGATCATGCGAGTCCGGAACCAATGAACACAACGGACAAGACAGCAGGTTTAAGTTAGTACTAGTACCAACATCCCATTGCTTTAGCTTATCCTGAGTTTTGAGCTTCTTCTTACAAATGAGCCACGAAAGAAAAGCATGTCTAGGAATGCAATTCGCGAACCAAACAATTTCCACCCACGGAACTGTATCACCCTGACTTCTTAACGAATCCCACACAATAGAAGCTGAATATTCCTGCTCGTTGCCCTTTACATCACGCCAGATTAATGAGTCCGACTTGTGAGGATTAAGGACTGGTGGTTGAATAGTTAATAAAACCGGAAAAAGATCCATCCACGCTCTCGGCCACCCCCAATCTCCATCATTCACAATATCACTAACTTTGGAATCAAGATTAAACCCCGCATTGTGTAGCCGACGTGCTGAAACAATGTGACAAAGCGGACCAATTTGAGCCCACCGATCAAACCAAGCGGACGTAGTATGACCATTCCCAATCTTAGAGACGATAAACGGACGAACCCGATCCCGAATTTTCAGAATATACCGCCAACTAGAAGCACTATTACCCGTGGACCTGAGCTGCCAAAATGACTTCCCTTTACGCATCAAAAATTTTATTATAAGTACTTGTAagtatctatactttctataaaaggagaaatcccaatgacataagaaaagctgatgtggtAGCCAGAGAGGTTGTCCAACAATGTTTTTCTTATCTCATTActgcatcataaagcctaatatataaaatcattttaaAATCTATCTAAACTTCTGCCTCCCAAAACCTCTGCTCATATCCCTCCATAGTTTAAAAGCAGCAGCGGTTGAAGGTTCATATCATGCTATACCTTAGCAGATGTTTAGTtgccggtaatttcaaattcaaaatgcctgGGAATACATAatgcaattaatgcatgtcactcactcaCTTCTGTCAATCATCTGCCTCTATAAAGGTTTTTTCCTCATTTCACTCTTCGTATTTCCACTCTCATGTTCTCTGCTTTTGTAATTTGACATTCCGATTTCCGAATTAGAAGTCAGCGTCAGTTGAAATTAACAATTTTAGTTCAGTTAATGATTTGAATCCTGGGAAAGATTTGTGGCAAATGAGAGCGAGGATGTTCCGAAAATGGaatcaaggttataaaatggatCTCAACTTCATTGATGAAAAGGTAATGTCTGTTTGTGTTTGAAAATAGATGTATACGTGTGAATTCCTGATTCTATGCTTTGTAGGTTTGTAATATAAATGTTCCTGGGAAAGATTTGTGGCACATGAGAGCGAGGATGTTCCGAAAATGGaatcaaggttataaaatggGTCTCCACTTCATTGATGAAAAGGTAAtgtctgtttgtgtttaaaaatAGATGTTCCTGAGTTTTCTACGGTAGTTTATtgagtatatatatttttttattttttctttttatcacaaactataggtttgtatgctaaatgttcttcaggtagatcttgcTAGATTTGTTATTTGGTGTGGAAGTCTTGAGTTCGTTGGCCGAACTTCAAAATGGaatcaaggttataaaatggatctcaacttcattgatgaaaaggtaatgtctgtttgtgtttaaaaatAGATGTATATGTGTGAATTCTTGATTCTATGCTTTGTAGGTTTGTAATATAAATGTTCCTGAGTTTTGTATCGTAGTTTATTGAGTATGTATATTCtttgattttttctttttatcataaACTATATTTTGTATGCTAAAAAACCATAGAAGTttaaatgttcttcaggtagatcttgctggatttgttatttggtgtGGAAGTCTTGAGTTCGTTGGCCGAACTTCAAAAGAAACTAACTGTATGAAAGGCGAGATTCAAGCCTTGGAGTAAGTGGTGGCTTACATGTTCAGTCATTAATTCAAATTATTGTTTTTGTTTACTGTGGAATGATCTTAGAAATGAGACAAGGGCTGTTGGTATTTAAAGGGGAATCAGGGTAATGCTAAAAAATGACAGCTCTTGGGTATGTGATGGTTGTTatatagcatgtaatgtaaaggtaatttttgttactttctATAAATCATAACTATACTCTTTATTTCTGGCAATATAATGACAGGTTGAATGAATATTCATTAGTTGTTTTGTGATCTGTTGCAAGGAAGTTGGTGATGTTACGGAAGACTTTTCAGCAGCCTTCGATTGAAAGGGATTCTGGATTAAGTCTGAATGAAAAGTAAAAACTACTTATTTTGAAGACTAAAATTGTGGTTTTTAGTTATGTGTGTTTTAACCTGTTGTGTTTGAAAGTTTGGTATGTTATGGCTACAATTTGAATCATCTAAACTGATGGATTTTGTATGTAATTGCTACAATttgaatattattgttattatattattttaatgTTCATTTTTTGGACAAGCAGTAgggttatatattatttttagtgactgaGTACTACTTAAATGAATTGGTTAGTATGAAAACTGTTAAAGTAATGACTGAGTACTACTTTAGAATTTGTTGAGCAGTCTTTGCTTCAACGGACCTTATCATCTGTTGATCATGGTCTGTTAAAGCTCTGTTGTTAAACATTCTCTGTTGAACTGCATCATCTATTAGTCCATAGCAGAGGTTCTCTTTGGCAGACCTTTGCTTGAACCGTCTCGGTGTTTATCAGCAGATGTTGTTTCATTCAACAGACTTTGCTTTTATAGAGGTTTTAGAGTATAATTCAATTTGGATTATGACAATGATTGGCCATAAATTTGTTTTGCCTTTTAAATGTTGATCACCAACATGTTGTGATTTATTGGCAAGTGACAATTGAAATATAACGAATGTATGGCAAAAATGAGGATCTGTTGAACAGACTTTCATTCAACAGACTTTATCATCTGTTGATCATGATCCGTGTGTAAACAGATGTTGAAATCCTCTGTTGAACTGCATCATCTGTTAAGCCACAGCAAATGTTATCAATCTATGCTTTTGTATTTATCAGCAGAGGACCTTTGGTTCAACAGACTTTTCTTCAACAAATGTTGTCTTCAAGAGAACTTTGGGTTAGCAGACTTTAGCAAAATAGATGTTGAGTGTGTCCTTTTAGTTTCAGATGTTTAAAGATTGTATCATCTGTTAAGTAACGACGGATGTTAGCTTCATGATGCTTTTGTATTCATATTCAGCAGCAGAGGTTCTCTTTTGGTAGACCTTTGCTACAACAGTCTTCGTGTTTATCAGCAAAGGTTGTTTAGAATAACAGACTTTCCTTCAACAAATTTTGTGTTCAACAGAGCTTTTGGTTTGGCGAACTTTATCTAAATAAATGTTGAGTGTATCCCTTTAGTTGTAGATGTTAAAAGACTATTATTTGTATTAGAGGCTCATTCAAGTGAAGTTATGACAATGATCACCCATAAATTTGTTGAAGCCCTTAAAATGTCGATGACTGGCCATAAATTTACAGAGTATAATTCAAGTTGTAatgtatcatgaaaagccaattAAAATAATGGAGAATGTACAACAAAAATTTAAGTTAATATAAATAACAACATAAGCATACAtgattataatttaaatattcgTAAATCGTAAATTTGCAAAATATAGATGTTTGATACATCACCATCCCATAACTTCATCTCAAATGAGATAATACCAACAACCATAACATATTTCATATTTCTGTGGATACCATTGGGCTTCGTGAACTTCTTGGTCCATTGACAAGCCGCGTATCTAAATCCCTTGCCATGCTTCTCCCGTCGAAAGTCAATTACAGTGTCAACTCCATTCAAATTTTCAACTGTCATCTTCAATGATCTATGAATCCTTGATAAGGATGCTACTTTCACATTCAGACgcttaaaataaatataaaataacaataattaataaGAAATAAATAATGTATTTAAGGAAAGTAACAAATTTTTTAATTATAACAAACATTTAACATCCAAAGAATGAGGCATAATATATTAACAGAACAAACTTACAAAATGTTTACTGCAGTACCATACGAATTCTAAGGGGTATACATCAGGATCAGCTTCATAATCTGAGACAGCGGCATCAAAATCTGCATCGTCGCCATCATCGGATGATTCATCCGATACAACAT
This is a stretch of genomic DNA from Helianthus annuus cultivar XRQ/B chromosome 16, HanXRQr2.0-SUNRISE, whole genome shotgun sequence. It encodes these proteins:
- the LOC110882671 gene encoding uncharacterized protein LOC110882671; its protein translation is MRKGKSFWQLRSTGNSASSWRYILKIRDRVRPFIVSKIGNGHTTSAWFDRWAQIGPLCHIVSARRLHNAGFNLDSKVSDIVNDGDWGWPRAWMDLFPVLLTIQPPVLNPHKSDSLIWRDVKGNEQEYSASIVWDSLRSQGDTVPWVEIVWFANCIPRHAFLSWLICKKKLKTQDKLKQWDVGTSTNLNLLSCPLCSLVPDSHDHLFFECSFSMQVWSSIKSFAGIQLMSSKWEDIVEWLIHVPSKKSMRSVIGRLLLSATAYFIWQERNQRLFKSKKRTVHVITEAIVSTVRLKLASVKIKSSMTGKSLLEKWNVPRL